Proteins from a single region of Desulfovermiculus halophilus DSM 18834:
- a CDS encoding DUF721 domain-containing protein has translation MQNISRAIHTYVHSRQMQENLDIARLWQHWPDVVGPELSETAKPLGRRKGALVIGVQDSAAMQELRFYAQEILDRIAEFLDHQPFDKVAVELIKGRACLDGVQLDHSWIVPEPELPEYIGELAPYLPEGSAIRSCYEAYVRAVTERSGQGRQTKSDGLDGKD, from the coding sequence AAGGCAGATGCAGGAGAATCTTGATATCGCCCGGTTGTGGCAGCACTGGCCGGACGTTGTCGGTCCTGAGCTGAGCGAGACGGCAAAGCCCCTGGGGAGGAGAAAGGGGGCTCTGGTCATTGGTGTCCAGGACAGCGCAGCAATGCAGGAGCTGAGGTTCTATGCCCAGGAGATCCTGGATCGGATAGCGGAGTTTTTGGACCACCAGCCCTTTGACAAGGTGGCGGTGGAACTGATAAAGGGAAGGGCTTGTCTGGACGGGGTGCAGCTCGACCACTCCTGGATCGTGCCTGAGCCCGAACTGCCCGAATACATCGGTGAATTGGCTCCATATTTACCGGAAGGCTCTGCCATTCGTTCCTGCTATGAGGCGTATGTACGAGCCGTGACTGAGCGATCAGGCCAGGGCAGACAGACAAAGAGTGATGGTCTGGATGGAAAAGACTAA
- a CDS encoding SbcC/MukB-like Walker B domain-containing protein, whose translation MKKTVQKIPEVFVPDDIVATGLLLVGYKLFPAAHIALHPRMTVLSGNNAVGKTTILDAVQTILICHQQYINLNVATGQYDRTLSGQLSGRVGWAVLTVSGHEEITALGVRLHAKATTESLELGPFVLTHVPADLDLFMDREKSLITPDFQALKKNILHRDIQGQANDFSSVDEYHRHLFAQGLLPVSMDRQGKKKFAALWSQVTRPKLDRLGAFLMEMLCPDPAQGVKFADVERLMRDRRKLTEQLQALDRFRAVRQELEEKRSRVDDRRRLYLSTELGRVQSAIRSCREKLGREKEREARTSREMQELEERLRQSKDRKSELSQERDKYVSRQDELSRQQKHHQEYVQALEREKTLQEQVADMGTRLEQLETEGEGLTSKREDLKARSGRLEVQTAELAERLKYLRVDRDRYRELQNLLKQAPEIAGRTLTSWVDVQQAWNQAQKDKARLDSLPELKKRCAELKQRADSYQKARGLARELTPEIPEGSDAVQMGRQAFEDLVESWENVDFDAPIARVTDSLETLEQQIADLEQGRPSLPPAVAREVDAGRLRLVASRYEHLDLEQAARVQARLGPFARGVLIEDPAELSDQDLGQEEFLLLAKDGDPENFRSIQAGTGDISGQGGLYWYAPKSHVWLGARARARELKRLGREKDHLQTELDRMENERRRNRERIKTGRKLLGMWEALEDSTCTAEHARMKEEISELEKQSSAILKQYRYVQDLYARKDHFALQDAAKQCTQGEKELKSLERERKKLDQELAGVDKELVRVRTEIKNLQAEFSRTDKELDRTVTRLQGLRNEEPMDVLEGRIDFSKAQVIQDRISSLDNELKKQEETIYNLYTESARKGELFQRIGDEIQRLNEKEEQAKKTELEFLETWKRYYPGQDPGYRPGEHSLENVSRLRAQWEAAAEDLNKSVGRIVQENSLHLPPDSPTEARVDMILENIIPSFLELDKVEDQFQRLQRELGEIEARIKTYVQDIRQKVDQEISKLKRRLDKVNAILADIRFGRIRQVRIELKYLAQYENLKKLKGEVLSLMDFGSQTTLREFVQTLVKSIFRQGRGDVSEEQIADYRTYIDLGWSITDQDGESRQKGFSGGETLGINLAICLALLFHWGGEAGQAQARGLLIMALDEAERLDEQAVYTVRELLDRSGSQLLVALPRTIEVPDTICHLLTPLKQGVTHVSIYHKGEA comes from the coding sequence GCCTGGAGCTCGGGCCTTTTGTCCTGACCCATGTCCCGGCCGATCTCGATCTGTTCATGGACCGGGAGAAATCATTGATCACCCCGGATTTTCAGGCTCTGAAAAAAAACATCCTGCACCGGGACATCCAGGGCCAGGCCAATGATTTTTCCTCGGTTGACGAGTACCACCGCCACCTTTTTGCCCAGGGGCTGCTGCCCGTATCCATGGACCGGCAGGGCAAGAAGAAGTTTGCCGCCTTGTGGAGCCAGGTCACCCGGCCCAAGCTGGACAGGCTGGGGGCCTTTTTGATGGAGATGCTCTGCCCGGATCCGGCCCAGGGGGTCAAGTTTGCGGATGTGGAGCGCTTGATGCGCGATCGGCGCAAGCTGACTGAACAGCTCCAGGCCCTGGACAGGTTCCGGGCCGTCAGGCAGGAGCTGGAAGAAAAGCGTTCCCGGGTGGACGACCGCAGACGCCTGTATTTGTCCACTGAGCTGGGCCGGGTGCAGTCCGCGATCAGGTCCTGCCGGGAAAAGCTGGGCAGGGAAAAAGAGCGGGAGGCCCGGACATCCCGGGAGATGCAGGAGCTGGAGGAAAGGCTGAGGCAGAGCAAGGACCGTAAAAGCGAGCTCAGTCAGGAACGGGACAAGTATGTCAGCCGCCAGGATGAGCTGTCCAGGCAGCAAAAGCACCATCAAGAGTATGTACAGGCCCTGGAACGGGAAAAGACCCTGCAGGAGCAGGTTGCGGACATGGGCACCCGCCTGGAGCAGTTGGAGACAGAGGGCGAGGGCCTGACCAGCAAGCGGGAGGATCTCAAAGCCAGGTCAGGCCGGCTTGAGGTCCAGACAGCGGAGCTTGCCGAGCGGCTCAAGTATCTCCGGGTGGACAGGGACCGGTACCGGGAACTGCAGAACCTGCTAAAGCAGGCTCCAGAGATTGCAGGCCGCACACTGACCTCGTGGGTCGATGTGCAGCAGGCCTGGAACCAGGCCCAAAAAGACAAGGCCAGGCTGGACAGTCTCCCGGAACTGAAAAAACGGTGCGCAGAGCTTAAACAGCGGGCGGACAGTTACCAGAAGGCTCGGGGATTGGCCAGGGAGCTGACCCCGGAGATCCCGGAAGGCAGTGATGCTGTGCAGATGGGCAGGCAGGCCTTCGAAGACCTGGTCGAGTCCTGGGAGAATGTGGACTTTGATGCGCCTATTGCCCGGGTCACCGACAGTCTGGAAACACTGGAGCAGCAGATTGCCGATCTGGAACAGGGCCGGCCCAGCCTGCCCCCGGCTGTAGCCCGGGAAGTGGATGCCGGCCGGCTAAGGCTGGTGGCCTCACGGTATGAACATCTGGATCTGGAACAGGCCGCCCGGGTCCAGGCCAGGCTGGGGCCTTTTGCCCGGGGAGTGCTGATTGAGGATCCTGCTGAGCTCTCCGACCAGGATTTGGGCCAGGAAGAGTTTTTGCTTCTGGCCAAGGATGGGGACCCGGAAAACTTTCGCTCCATACAGGCCGGTACGGGTGATATTTCAGGTCAGGGCGGCCTGTACTGGTACGCCCCGAAATCCCATGTCTGGCTCGGAGCCCGGGCCAGGGCCAGGGAGCTCAAGCGCCTGGGCCGGGAAAAGGACCATTTGCAGACAGAGCTGGACAGGATGGAAAACGAGCGGCGCAGAAACCGGGAGCGGATCAAGACGGGCAGGAAGCTGCTCGGGATGTGGGAGGCCCTGGAGGATTCGACCTGCACTGCCGAGCACGCCCGGATGAAGGAGGAGATCTCGGAGCTGGAAAAACAGTCTTCGGCCATCTTGAAGCAATACCGCTATGTGCAGGACCTATACGCCAGAAAGGATCATTTTGCACTCCAGGACGCGGCGAAACAGTGCACGCAGGGCGAAAAAGAGCTCAAGAGCCTGGAAAGGGAACGGAAAAAGCTGGATCAGGAGCTGGCTGGAGTGGACAAAGAGCTGGTTCGGGTGCGTACGGAAATCAAGAATCTGCAGGCCGAATTTTCCCGGACTGATAAGGAGCTGGACAGAACGGTGACCCGTTTGCAGGGCCTGCGAAACGAAGAACCCATGGATGTTTTGGAGGGCCGGATCGATTTTTCCAAGGCTCAGGTTATTCAGGACAGGATCTCCAGTCTGGACAATGAATTGAAAAAGCAGGAAGAAACCATATACAACCTGTATACCGAGTCCGCGCGCAAAGGCGAACTGTTTCAGAGGATAGGGGACGAGATCCAGCGACTCAATGAAAAGGAAGAGCAGGCCAAGAAGACGGAGCTGGAGTTTCTGGAGACCTGGAAGAGGTACTATCCCGGGCAGGATCCGGGGTACAGGCCTGGAGAGCACAGTCTTGAGAATGTCTCCAGACTGCGGGCCCAATGGGAAGCGGCCGCCGAAGATCTGAACAAAAGTGTGGGCCGTATTGTCCAGGAAAATTCCCTGCATCTGCCCCCGGACAGCCCGACCGAGGCCCGGGTGGACATGATCCTGGAAAACATCATCCCCTCCTTCCTGGAGCTGGACAAGGTCGAGGATCAGTTTCAGCGCCTGCAGCGGGAGCTGGGGGAGATTGAGGCCAGGATCAAGACCTATGTGCAGGATATCCGGCAAAAGGTGGATCAGGAGATCTCCAAGCTCAAGCGCCGCCTGGACAAGGTGAATGCCATCCTGGCCGACATCCGTTTCGGCCGGATTCGCCAGGTGCGCATTGAGCTGAAGTATCTTGCCCAGTATGAAAACTTGAAAAAGCTCAAGGGCGAGGTCCTCTCCCTCATGGATTTCGGCAGCCAGACCACCCTTCGGGAGTTTGTTCAGACCCTGGTCAAAAGTATTTTCCGCCAGGGCCGGGGGGATGTGAGTGAAGAGCAGATCGCCGATTACCGCACCTACATCGATCTGGGCTGGTCCATCACCGACCAGGACGGGGAGAGCAGGCAAAAAGGGTTTTCCGGAGGCGAGACCTTAGGGATCAATCTGGCCATTTGTCTGGCCTTGTTGTTTCACTGGGGTGGGGAGGCCGGACAGGCCCAGGCCAGAGGGCTTTTGATCATGGCTTTGGACGAGGCCGAACGCCTGGACGAGCAGGCCGTGTATACCGTGCGCGAGCTCCTGGATCGTTCCGGTTCTCAGCTCCTGGTCGCCCTACCCCGGACCATTGAGGTCCCAGATACCATCTGCCACCTGCTCACCCCCTTAAAGCAAGGGGTGACCCACGTCTCGATCTACCATAAGGGTGAGGCCTGA